A genomic window from Archaeoglobus profundus DSM 5631 includes:
- a CDS encoding IS607 family transposase, whose product MSERLLPPREACRRLGIHFVTLKRWIYSGRIRAVKTPTGRWMIPESEVERIISGKEVKEVRAIIYARVSSSDQKSDLERQIEYLTQYCTAKGYRVVEVLSDVASGLKTNRRGLQKLFNCVVNRQVDVVVVTYRDRLTRFGFEYLEYFFKQYSVRIEVVYGEEPKDAYQELVEDLLAIVTSFAGKLYGMRSHKKKKLVQGFKKLLEEVEEND is encoded by the coding sequence ATGAGTGAGAGGTTACTACCGCCCAGAGAGGCTTGTAGGAGGCTTGGGATTCACTTTGTTACTTTAAAGCGGTGGATTTATTCTGGTAGGATTAGAGCAGTTAAAACTCCTACTGGTAGGTGGATGATTCCAGAGAGTGAAGTTGAGAGAATAATTAGCGGAAAAGAAGTCAAAGAGGTTAGAGCAATTATCTATGCTCGTGTAAGCTCTAGTGACCAGAAGAGTGATTTAGAGAGACAGATAGAGTACCTCACACAGTATTGTACTGCTAAAGGCTACAGAGTAGTTGAAGTCTTAAGCGATGTAGCTAGTGGGCTTAAGACCAATCGCAGAGGATTACAAAAGCTTTTCAATTGTGTAGTAAACAGGCAAGTAGACGTAGTAGTTGTCACCTATAGGGATAGATTAACAAGATTTGGTTTTGAGTATCTAGAGTACTTCTTTAAACAGTATAGTGTACGAATAGAGGTCGTCTATGGTGAAGAGCCTAAAGATGCGTACCAAGAGCTAGTTGAGGACTTGTTAGCAATCGTTACGTCGTTTGCTGGTAAGCTATACGGTATGAGGAGTCACAAGAAAAAGAAGCTCGTTCAAGGATTCAAGAAGCTTCTAGAGGAGGTTGAGGAGAATGACTAG
- a CDS encoding RNA-guided endonuclease InsQ/TnpB family protein, whose protein sequence is MTRIVRTVIVKSVKLPRKAFRVFIELKDIYRNMVEQLVLYAVRNNIKSFTKLKALKYHEMKSLYPQLPSHYVYTACQDANTRTKSFLRLKKLGLAKRDYPEVRKVSIWLDDHLWKPNGYTSIKIATHRGWVTVEFEPHKQYWKYINRGWKLVSEAKIKLDKRNRQLIIYLIFVKEIEKCRPRGYLPVDVNENNVTMLVDNIAYTFETGTEKLVLGYHYRRKGIQKKYDKHYGKKSRIKRKAMRKLKERKKKLDIRWKIANIIVKTAYEKQYSIVLERLGKKPANNMIARIKDKQLRHRIFQASFRSIQRAIEEKAKEHGVTVIYVNPKNTSRLCPVHDAPINYNDNSRIGKCGKGGELWHRDVVACWNLLLKALRGDGSYAPNLVGLDVDVGLVPLASNATHDSIGIPKSLWARWKSLPQTQKAIVLNKMKR, encoded by the coding sequence ATGACTAGAATAGTTAGAACAGTTATTGTTAAGAGCGTTAAGCTACCTAGGAAAGCGTTTAGAGTTTTCATTGAACTTAAGGACATATACCGTAACATGGTGGAACAACTGGTACTCTACGCTGTAAGGAACAACATTAAGAGTTTCACCAAACTCAAAGCACTAAAGTACCATGAAATGAAAAGTCTTTATCCTCAATTACCTTCACACTACGTTTATACTGCTTGTCAAGACGCTAATACTAGAACCAAGAGCTTTCTTCGGTTAAAGAAATTAGGACTAGCTAAGAGAGACTACCCAGAGGTTAGGAAGGTCAGTATCTGGCTTGATGACCACTTATGGAAACCAAATGGATACACCTCAATTAAAATAGCAACCCATAGAGGATGGGTTACAGTAGAGTTTGAGCCTCATAAACAGTACTGGAAATACATCAATAGAGGATGGAAGCTAGTTTCCGAAGCTAAGATTAAGCTTGATAAGAGGAATAGACAGCTCATAATCTACCTCATCTTTGTTAAGGAAATCGAGAAGTGCAGGCCTAGAGGTTACCTACCCGTTGATGTAAACGAGAACAATGTTACAATGCTCGTCGATAATATTGCTTACACCTTTGAAACCGGTACAGAGAAGCTCGTTCTCGGTTACCATTATCGTAGAAAAGGAATTCAGAAGAAATACGATAAGCACTATGGTAAGAAGTCAAGAATTAAGAGGAAAGCTATGAGGAAGCTGAAAGAGAGGAAGAAGAAGCTTGATATTAGGTGGAAGATAGCGAATATAATTGTTAAAACTGCCTATGAGAAGCAATATTCTATTGTTCTTGAGAGGCTTGGTAAGAAACCTGCCAATAACATGATAGCCAGAATTAAAGATAAACAATTACGACATAGAATATTCCAAGCTTCTTTCAGGAGTATTCAGAGAGCAATAGAGGAAAAGGCAAAAGAACATGGCGTAACAGTAATCTACGTTAATCCAAAGAATACATCAAGACTATGCCCTGTCCATGACGCTCCAATAAATTACAACGACAACTCTAGGATAGGTAAATGCGGTAAAGGTGGAGAACTATGGCATAGAGATGTTGTCGCTTGTTGGAATCTTCTCCTGAAAGCCCTACGAGGTGATGGGAGCTATGCTCCAAACCTCGTAGGGTTAGACGTAGATGTGGGGCTCGTTCCGTTAGCCTCGAATGCCACCCATGACTCCATAGGGATACCCAAATCTCTATGGGCGAGGTGGAAGTCCCTACCGCAGACACAAAAAGCTATAGTTTTAAACAAAATGAAGCGGTAG
- a CDS encoding ribbon-helix-helix domain-containing protein: MLFIGILTIVLSDDVEKEFRRVVRGMYGAEKGNLSKFIEDAIRNYIHSLRKGGRNL; this comes from the coding sequence ATGTTATTTATAGGAATTTTAACGATAGTTTTGAGTGATGATGTTGAGAAAGAATTTAGGAGAGTTGTTAGGGGGATGTATGGGGCTGAGAAGGGAAATCTATCGAAATTCATAGAAGATGCGATTAGAAACTATATTCATTCGCTCAGGAAGGGGGGCAGAAATCTTTAA